The following proteins are encoded in a genomic region of Opitutus sp.:
- the ribF gene encoding riboflavin biosynthesis protein RibF, with product MFDGVHLGHHAVIESAVHSAQRSGGVAAVLTFWPHPSRLFRPDSPVQLIMTPALKNRQLTRLGVDAVITQLFDRPFASIEAEEFLPRLKRLLPNLATIYVGENWRFGKGRLGDIHLLVNSARHLGINVVSAERIKQNEEPISSTRIRTYLAEGKMEEANALLGYSYFAEGVVAPGKQLGRKLGFPTLNVVWEPDQRPRFGVYTVRVSGPKTAVPLPAVANYGLRPTVENSSIPRLEIHLLAPCPFDAGDALLIEWLSFLRPEQRFDGVEALRTQIAADRAAALSWFAHHPNLRPA from the coding sequence ATGTTCGACGGCGTCCATTTGGGGCACCATGCGGTCATTGAGTCGGCAGTGCATTCAGCCCAGCGCAGCGGCGGGGTTGCCGCCGTCCTCACGTTCTGGCCGCACCCAAGCCGCCTATTCCGCCCGGATTCGCCCGTGCAGTTGATCATGACTCCGGCCCTAAAAAACCGGCAGTTAACCCGACTCGGGGTGGACGCGGTCATCACCCAATTATTTGACCGTCCGTTCGCCAGCATCGAGGCAGAAGAGTTCCTGCCGCGGCTCAAACGGTTGTTACCCAACCTAGCGACTATCTATGTGGGCGAAAACTGGCGCTTCGGCAAAGGCCGACTGGGTGATATACACCTGCTCGTAAACTCGGCCCGGCACTTGGGCATCAACGTGGTGAGCGCCGAGCGGATTAAGCAAAACGAGGAGCCGATCAGCAGCACCCGTATCCGCACCTACCTGGCGGAGGGAAAAATGGAAGAAGCCAATGCGCTGCTGGGCTACAGCTACTTTGCCGAGGGCGTAGTCGCCCCCGGCAAGCAACTCGGGCGCAAACTGGGGTTTCCCACCCTCAACGTGGTGTGGGAACCCGACCAGCGCCCCCGCTTTGGCGTTTACACCGTGCGCGTGTCAGGCCCCAAAACCGCAGTCCCGCTGCCCGCCGTGGCCAACTACGGCCTGCGCCCCACGGTGGAAAACTCAAGTATTCCCCGTCTGGAAATTCACCTGCTAGCCCCCTGCCCCTTTGACGCTGGCGACGCGTTACTCATCGAATGGCTCAGCTTCCTGCGCCCGGAACAGCGCTTCGACGGAGTGGAGGCCCTGCGCACGCAAATCGCCGCTGACCGCGCCGCTGCCTTGAGCTGGTTTGCCCACCACCCCAATCTGCGGCCGGCGTAA
- the truB gene encoding tRNA pseudouridine(55) synthase TruB, giving the protein MLAPTKEFDGVLLIDKPGAHTSHDVVARLRGILKMKRIGHAGTLDPMATGLLVMLVGKATKLSQYLMSVEKEYTGTIELGKVTNTQDAEGEVLSSAPVPVLTEADVRKALAGFLGDQYQIPPMFSAIKIAGKPLYKSARAGEEVEREPRFIRVMNYELTRWESPELDFRVLCTKGTYVRTLAHDLGQRLGCGAHLKALRRISSGSLNISKAVTLEQLQKMTPAEIDQVLIPAYEAAPSVAFG; this is encoded by the coding sequence ATGCTCGCACCTACCAAAGAATTCGATGGAGTGCTCCTGATCGACAAGCCCGGCGCACACACCTCCCACGACGTGGTCGCCCGACTCCGCGGCATCCTCAAAATGAAGCGTATCGGTCATGCCGGCACACTCGATCCGATGGCGACCGGCCTGCTGGTGATGTTGGTGGGTAAAGCCACTAAGCTCTCGCAGTACCTCATGAGCGTGGAAAAGGAATACACCGGCACCATCGAACTGGGCAAAGTGACCAACACCCAAGATGCCGAGGGTGAAGTGCTGAGTTCTGCCCCCGTGCCCGTCCTCACCGAAGCCGACGTGCGCAAGGCACTCGCCGGATTTCTTGGCGACCAATACCAGATCCCGCCGATGTTTTCGGCCATCAAGATCGCCGGAAAGCCCCTTTATAAAAGTGCCCGCGCAGGCGAGGAAGTGGAACGCGAACCGCGCTTCATTCGGGTGATGAACTACGAGCTCACCCGCTGGGAATCCCCCGAGCTCGATTTCCGCGTCCTTTGCACCAAGGGCACCTACGTGCGAACGCTCGCGCACGACCTCGGCCAACGCCTGGGTTGCGGCGCCCACTTGAAGGCGTTGCGCCGCATTTCCTCGGGATCCCTCAACATTTCGAAGGCCGTAACACTCGAGCAGTTGCAAAAAATGACGCCTGCCGAAATCGACCAGGTGCTCATTCCCGCTTACGAGGCCGCGCCCAGCGTGGCATTCGGTTAA
- the infB gene encoding translation initiation factor IF-2: MSIRIHELAKRHNMEAKDMLALLKERGFVTADTKSVSSTLNKIYEEEIEKEFAAKAPAVVPAAAPVVLEAAPEPVPEPVVHKVPSVKSAEDVVREKEVAKAAQLAASAPAVASAPKPAPAVPTPVVSTSSPRPVSVPQPLPPRPMASPAPVPPISRPAVVSAPAPAPLRPPVVAQASPAFASAPRPAPVLAPQAPRPAPVVSAPVSAPRAPMPLPGAPRPAPAVVSAPGTPGMRATPPAQTVTITTEGDVKVIHLKPPIIVRDFATALSMKPFKLISELMEMGIFSSMNQAIDEAVAVKVAAKHGFMLEIKHRGEAAQQIQQTAKEKATHKAKAAAEAEVQNLAPRPPVVCILGHVDHGKTSLLDAIRKADVCAGEAGGITQHIGAYQIEHAGKKITFLDTPGHAAFSKMRARGADVTDIAVLVVAADDGFMPQTDEALKHAQNAGVTLMVAVNKMDARGANIERVKQQMQERNIAPEDWGGETVTVPVSALKGTGISDLLDMILLQADVLELKANPKTEPSGIIIESQIEVGRGPLATVIVQRGTLRVGDAIVCGPHWAKVRAMFDDAGKNLKEAPPATPVRVIGWSGAPDSGAEFRSTKNAREAEQLAEEAEHLIRKTTGQADAAPKEVSVESLFANIAATQAKVLKLIIKTDVFGSTEAVRNVLENIKSNKVSLEIVSVEVGLVSKTDVLMASAAGAVVVGFNTKLENGVTAVAKHHGVRIETYGIIYELADKARDMMADLLDPDLKETKTGAAEVRATFPLAKGFVAGCLVTEGKITRNASARLRRKKEMIFEGKVTTLKRFKDDATEVRAGIECGIKLGDFNGYEPGDVIECYEITKVRASL, encoded by the coding sequence ATGAGCATCCGCATTCACGAACTCGCCAAACGACACAACATGGAGGCCAAAGACATGTTGGCCTTGCTCAAGGAGCGTGGCTTCGTGACCGCAGACACCAAGTCGGTTTCCAGCACGCTCAACAAGATCTACGAAGAGGAGATCGAAAAGGAGTTTGCTGCAAAGGCTCCGGCGGTAGTCCCAGCGGCCGCCCCAGTGGTTCTTGAGGCGGCACCCGAGCCGGTGCCTGAGCCGGTGGTGCACAAGGTCCCGAGCGTGAAAAGCGCCGAGGATGTCGTGCGCGAAAAAGAAGTCGCCAAGGCCGCACAGTTGGCCGCATCGGCACCTGCGGTGGCGAGTGCTCCCAAACCCGCGCCGGCAGTACCGACTCCGGTTGTATCCACTTCATCCCCACGTCCGGTCTCGGTTCCACAGCCGCTGCCTCCCCGCCCCATGGCATCGCCTGCACCCGTACCGCCCATTTCACGGCCAGCAGTGGTTTCGGCCCCGGCTCCGGCCCCGCTGCGCCCTCCCGTAGTCGCCCAGGCTTCACCCGCTTTTGCCTCAGCCCCTCGACCTGCCCCTGTATTAGCCCCGCAGGCCCCCCGTCCGGCACCGGTTGTGTCCGCCCCGGTTTCGGCACCGCGCGCCCCCATGCCGCTTCCGGGCGCCCCGCGTCCGGCTCCAGCCGTAGTGTCCGCCCCCGGCACCCCGGGCATGCGCGCCACCCCGCCCGCCCAGACGGTCACCATCACCACCGAGGGCGACGTTAAGGTTATCCACCTTAAGCCGCCGATCATCGTGCGTGACTTCGCGACCGCGTTGAGCATGAAGCCCTTCAAGCTGATCTCCGAACTCATGGAGATGGGCATCTTCTCCTCGATGAACCAGGCGATCGATGAGGCCGTAGCCGTAAAGGTCGCGGCGAAACATGGCTTCATGCTCGAGATCAAGCACCGCGGCGAAGCCGCGCAGCAGATCCAGCAAACCGCCAAGGAAAAGGCGACCCACAAGGCAAAGGCGGCAGCCGAGGCCGAGGTGCAAAACCTCGCCCCCCGCCCTCCCGTTGTTTGTATCCTTGGCCACGTTGACCACGGTAAAACCTCGTTGCTCGACGCCATCCGCAAGGCCGACGTCTGCGCAGGTGAGGCCGGTGGCATCACCCAGCATATCGGTGCCTACCAGATCGAACACGCGGGCAAAAAGATCACCTTCCTCGACACCCCTGGCCACGCCGCTTTCAGCAAAATGCGCGCCCGTGGTGCCGATGTCACCGACATTGCCGTGCTCGTGGTTGCAGCCGACGACGGTTTCATGCCGCAGACCGACGAGGCGCTTAAGCACGCGCAAAATGCAGGCGTAACCCTGATGGTTGCCGTCAACAAGATGGATGCTCGCGGCGCCAACATCGAGCGCGTCAAACAGCAGATGCAGGAGCGCAACATCGCCCCCGAAGACTGGGGTGGCGAAACTGTCACCGTGCCCGTGTCCGCCCTCAAAGGCACCGGTATCAGCGACCTGTTGGACATGATCCTGCTCCAAGCCGACGTGCTTGAGCTCAAGGCTAATCCCAAGACCGAACCGTCGGGCATCATTATCGAGTCCCAAATCGAAGTCGGGCGCGGTCCGCTGGCCACGGTCATCGTTCAGCGTGGCACACTGCGCGTCGGTGACGCCATCGTGTGTGGTCCGCACTGGGCAAAAGTGCGCGCCATGTTTGATGACGCGGGCAAGAATCTCAAAGAGGCCCCGCCCGCCACACCGGTGCGCGTCATCGGTTGGTCCGGAGCGCCCGACAGTGGCGCCGAGTTCCGTTCCACCAAGAATGCCCGTGAGGCTGAACAATTGGCCGAAGAGGCCGAGCACCTCATTCGCAAGACCACCGGTCAGGCCGACGCCGCGCCGAAGGAAGTCTCCGTCGAGAGCCTCTTTGCGAACATCGCCGCCACCCAGGCCAAGGTGCTCAAGTTGATCATCAAGACCGATGTGTTCGGCTCAACCGAGGCCGTTCGCAACGTCTTGGAAAACATCAAGAGCAACAAGGTTTCGCTCGAAATCGTGTCCGTCGAAGTCGGCTTGGTGTCCAAGACCGACGTGCTGATGGCCAGCGCCGCCGGTGCGGTCGTTGTGGGCTTTAACACCAAGCTGGAAAACGGTGTCACTGCAGTCGCCAAACACCACGGCGTGCGCATCGAAACCTACGGCATCATCTATGAGTTGGCCGACAAGGCTCGCGACATGATGGCCGACCTGCTCGACCCCGACCTCAAGGAGACCAAGACCGGCGCCGCAGAAGTGCGCGCGACGTTCCCGCTCGCCAAGGGTTTTGTGGCCGGCTGTTTGGTCACCGAAGGCAAGATCACGCGCAACGCCTCCGCCCGTCTCCGCCGCAAGAAGGAGATGATTTTCGAAGGCAAGGTCACCACGCTCAAGCGCTTCAAGGACGACGCCACCGAGGTGCGCGCCGGCATCGAGTGCGGTATCAAGCTGGGTGATTTCAACGGCTACGAGCCCGGTGACGTCATCGAGTGCTACGAGATCACCAAGGTTCGCGCTTCGCTCTGA
- the nusA gene encoding transcription termination factor NusA yields MSSEILSVLEYMEKEKGIGRADMIDAIVNAIKTAALKSVNAGQEIKIDINPKNGQLHAWLLLKVVDSVSNPRSEIHIEKAQVIKPGAQLGDILEKEMDPASLGRIAAQTARQAVMQKLRQFEKDRVYDDFKDVIGNIVTGTVRRKERNDIYIDLGKAEAVLSVKEQVPGEEYQPGDRIRCLLLAIESTPRGPELMLTRASPKFVRRLFEVEVGEIADGTVKIEAFAREPGYRTKIAVVSTDPKVDPVGACVGARGARVKTIVRELNGEKIDIINYFADPKQMVIEALKPAMPREIVLDEKNHRILLKVATEDLAIAIGRKGQNARLTSRLIGWRLDIEEFHAVSTDPRAVATSTLVKTFDLDPVLAERLVAIGINSPAAFEGVGADDLVDAGFTSEEAATIISTVGSV; encoded by the coding sequence ATGAGCAGCGAAATTCTTTCAGTTCTCGAATACATGGAGAAGGAAAAGGGCATTGGCCGCGCCGACATGATCGACGCGATCGTAAATGCCATCAAAACTGCTGCGCTCAAGAGCGTTAATGCGGGTCAAGAGATCAAAATCGATATCAACCCCAAAAACGGCCAGCTCCACGCTTGGCTGCTGCTCAAGGTTGTTGATTCTGTGAGTAATCCACGTTCTGAGATCCACATTGAGAAAGCTCAAGTGATCAAGCCTGGCGCTCAATTGGGCGACATCTTGGAAAAGGAAATGGATCCCGCTTCGTTGGGCCGTATCGCCGCCCAAACCGCCCGCCAGGCGGTCATGCAGAAGCTGCGCCAATTTGAAAAGGACCGTGTGTATGACGATTTCAAGGACGTCATCGGCAACATCGTAACCGGCACCGTGCGTCGCAAAGAGCGCAACGATATCTACATCGATTTGGGCAAGGCCGAAGCGGTCTTGTCCGTTAAAGAACAGGTTCCCGGCGAAGAATATCAGCCCGGCGACCGCATTCGTTGCTTGTTGCTGGCCATCGAGAGCACCCCGCGCGGCCCCGAGCTCATGCTCACCCGCGCCAGCCCCAAGTTTGTTCGTCGCCTGTTCGAAGTTGAGGTTGGCGAAATCGCTGACGGCACAGTGAAGATCGAGGCGTTCGCCCGCGAGCCGGGTTACCGCACCAAGATCGCCGTGGTCAGCACCGACCCGAAAGTCGATCCGGTCGGCGCTTGCGTCGGCGCCCGTGGTGCACGCGTCAAAACCATCGTGCGCGAGCTCAACGGTGAGAAGATCGACATCATCAACTATTTCGCAGACCCGAAGCAGATGGTGATCGAGGCGCTCAAGCCGGCCATGCCGCGCGAGATCGTTCTCGATGAAAAAAATCATCGCATCCTGCTGAAGGTGGCGACCGAGGATTTGGCCATCGCAATCGGGCGCAAGGGGCAAAATGCCCGCCTGACCTCGCGCCTGATCGGCTGGCGCCTCGATATCGAGGAGTTCCACGCCGTCTCCACGGATCCACGTGCCGTAGCCACTAGCACCCTAGTTAAGACCTTTGACCTCGATCCGGTTCTCGCCGAGCGCCTCGTTGCCATCGGTATCAATTCGCCCGCCGCCTTCGAGGGCGTAGGAGCAGACGACTTGGTCGACGCCGGTTTCACCAGCGAAGAAGCTGCCACCATCATCAGCACCGTCGGCAGCGTATAA
- a CDS encoding NYN domain-containing protein has product MAVSQHLLVDAANVLHAWPETRALLKRDRAAARALLIQRLLALHDAESVRVTVVIDGRGPDLVVEHPSQQATFAVIHTPRSLSADDVIEQMVGRSAVPSACEVATGDQAQRNTIEATGAVWLPTADLLARVERAERRVQTQVSGINRTTAREWGRR; this is encoded by the coding sequence GTGGCGGTTTCTCAACACCTACTCGTCGATGCCGCCAACGTTCTCCACGCTTGGCCGGAAACGCGCGCGTTGCTCAAACGCGATCGTGCGGCCGCTCGCGCACTGCTGATCCAGCGACTCCTCGCTCTCCACGACGCCGAGTCGGTGCGCGTCACGGTTGTCATCGATGGGCGCGGTCCGGATCTGGTGGTCGAACACCCTTCACAGCAGGCCACCTTTGCAGTTATCCATACACCCCGATCGCTCTCCGCCGACGACGTGATCGAACAGATGGTCGGCCGCTCGGCAGTACCCTCGGCCTGCGAGGTGGCCACGGGGGATCAGGCTCAGCGCAACACCATTGAGGCAACTGGCGCAGTCTGGTTGCCCACTGCCGACCTGCTGGCGCGCGTCGAACGGGCCGAACGGCGCGTCCAAACCCAAGTCAGCGGAATTAATCGCACCACGGCACGCGAATGGGGTCGGCGCTAA
- a CDS encoding bifunctional oligoribonuclease/PAP phosphatase NrnA: protein MELIYPEFYDRFAAFLRSLEDKRVVVIAHARPDGDCIGSQVALTRVLRALGIDAICANPDPTPRRIQFAVGDTPLVRFDGLPTGELTAIYVDCADQSRAGVKFKTRFPAPFANIDHHLSNDGFATHNFIDVGSAATAEILAGLFIDHHLPVDAQAAQALYTGIATDTGQFRFNSTSRRTFMIVGELMARGAQPAAAAAELYERETPGKLELLQRFLASLRYECDGRVCIGSLPDGIYAATGTSQEDAEGLVDYARSIEGVDIGVLIEEQAGSIKASLRAKDPVYRMDLIAAHFNGGGHACAAGLNQTHVAVDLFRSRLVAALGDQIAAVDRLKKPTS from the coding sequence GTGGAGTTGATCTATCCTGAGTTCTACGACCGGTTCGCGGCCTTCCTGCGCTCGCTGGAAGATAAACGAGTAGTGGTCATCGCACATGCCCGGCCCGACGGCGACTGTATCGGCTCTCAGGTGGCGCTCACCCGTGTGCTGCGCGCTTTGGGCATCGACGCCATCTGCGCCAATCCCGACCCCACGCCCCGCCGCATTCAGTTTGCCGTGGGCGATACGCCTCTGGTGCGTTTCGACGGCCTGCCGACCGGCGAACTCACCGCCATTTACGTCGATTGCGCCGACCAAAGCCGGGCCGGCGTGAAGTTTAAGACGCGCTTCCCCGCCCCGTTTGCGAACATCGATCACCACCTCTCCAACGACGGGTTCGCGACGCATAACTTTATCGATGTGGGCTCAGCCGCTACGGCCGAAATCCTCGCCGGCCTTTTTATCGACCACCACCTCCCGGTTGACGCCCAGGCCGCCCAAGCACTTTACACGGGCATCGCCACCGACACCGGCCAGTTTCGCTTCAATTCGACCTCGCGGCGCACCTTCATGATCGTCGGCGAGTTGATGGCCCGCGGCGCCCAACCTGCGGCCGCCGCCGCCGAGCTCTATGAGCGCGAGACCCCGGGTAAACTTGAACTGCTGCAACGTTTTCTCGCCTCCCTGCGCTACGAGTGCGACGGGCGCGTATGCATAGGCAGTCTGCCCGACGGCATCTACGCTGCCACCGGAACCAGTCAGGAAGACGCCGAGGGCCTGGTTGATTATGCACGCTCCATCGAAGGCGTGGATATCGGCGTGCTCATCGAGGAACAGGCCGGCTCCATCAAAGCCAGCCTGCGCGCCAAAGACCCCGTATATCGCATGGATCTGATCGCCGCGCATTTTAACGGCGGTGGCCATGCCTGTGCGGCCGGTCTTAACCAAACCCACGTTGCGGTGGATTTGTTTCGCTCCCGCCTAGTCGCCGCACTCGGCGACCAGATCGCTGCCGTGGATAGACTTAAGAAACCAACAAGCTGA
- a CDS encoding DUF2851 family protein has product MRETHSEPTTLKPSAVAELQGLYGAFTFPERLLQQIWQRSDYDTTHAHTADGRPLKIRYPGRWNHLGGPDFAGARLNIGGQEISGDVELHLNAQDWYAHGHASNPTYDNVILHVVLFPCEEACTAGAHGRMIPILCLLPRLHHGLEEYAADAAIEQLAGRPLHRAQEKLGLLSNIELDTVLRDHAQCRWRSKVYFAQKRIARLGWESACHHVALEILGYRFNRAPMLSVASAHPLAQWTQGQVAPDQIFSEDPERWVLQGVRPLNHPRLRLNQYAQWCRERPDWPERLQNGRAWRALQGDGGSAPPTGQGKWRRRVRLTAIRAQMMDELCANRVSGSRFDNLTGDGFMPLLAAQTGLNLAGAWLGWFAGDAPESAVKVLKALGAVDGRDRPVAQGPIQGLLGWMMEQERCAEGVKRTMDGRGT; this is encoded by the coding sequence ATGCGTGAAACCCACTCCGAACCGACTACACTCAAACCCAGCGCAGTAGCCGAATTGCAGGGCCTCTATGGGGCGTTCACCTTTCCCGAGCGGCTCCTGCAGCAGATTTGGCAACGCAGTGACTACGACACGACCCACGCCCATACGGCGGATGGACGTCCCCTGAAAATCCGCTATCCGGGCCGATGGAATCATTTAGGCGGCCCCGATTTCGCCGGCGCCCGGCTCAACATCGGCGGGCAAGAAATCAGCGGCGACGTCGAATTGCACCTCAACGCCCAGGACTGGTACGCCCATGGGCACGCCTCCAATCCGACCTATGACAACGTGATCCTCCACGTGGTGCTTTTCCCCTGTGAGGAGGCCTGCACCGCCGGCGCACACGGGCGAATGATCCCGATCCTGTGCCTGCTACCACGCCTACATCACGGGTTGGAGGAATACGCCGCCGATGCAGCAATCGAGCAACTGGCCGGCCGGCCGCTGCACCGGGCCCAAGAAAAACTCGGGCTTTTGAGTAACATTGAACTGGATACCGTCTTACGCGACCACGCGCAATGCCGGTGGCGCAGCAAGGTTTACTTTGCCCAAAAGCGCATCGCTCGGCTGGGGTGGGAGTCGGCTTGCCACCACGTGGCACTGGAAATTCTCGGCTACCGCTTTAACCGCGCGCCGATGCTCAGCGTTGCCTCGGCCCACCCCTTGGCACAGTGGACGCAGGGGCAGGTCGCGCCCGATCAAATTTTCAGCGAAGATCCGGAGCGATGGGTACTGCAAGGGGTTCGCCCACTCAATCACCCCCGGTTACGGCTGAATCAATACGCCCAGTGGTGCCGTGAGCGGCCAGACTGGCCTGAGCGGCTGCAAAACGGTCGGGCGTGGCGAGCGCTTCAGGGTGATGGCGGTTCCGCCCCCCCGACAGGACAGGGAAAATGGCGGCGCAGGGTGCGCTTAACCGCCATTCGCGCCCAAATGATGGATGAGTTATGTGCAAACAGGGTGAGCGGAAGCCGATTCGACAATCTGACCGGCGACGGCTTTATGCCCCTGCTCGCAGCCCAAACGGGGCTCAATTTAGCCGGGGCGTGGCTGGGGTGGTTTGCCGGAGACGCGCCGGAATCGGCGGTGAAGGTCCTCAAAGCGCTGGGGGCAGTTGATGGCCGCGACAGGCCGGTGGCGCAGGGGCCAATCCAGGGATTGTTGGGCTGGATGATGGAGCAGGAAAGGTGTGCCGAAGGCGTGAAGCGCACGATGGATGGGCGCGGGACTTGA
- a CDS encoding transposase, whose translation MPPFLPPEKAHPEGESENPDHKATPSDAAEVLIVDTPGGRFRAQFAPELPVSPLGALVFFTQYLCATGGFEALVADTPLCYSSNRAHRPRDVIGTLLLGMLSGHYRYAHLAALRGDDIAPSLLGLKSIVSEDCVRRALARIGAEQGQDWLRRHLDQTCHGFLDNQWILDIDVTIKPIYGRQEGASIGYNPQKPGRPSHAYHTYWIATLRLCLDVEVHPGDQSAAGHGFAGLWALIDRLPAERRPHLLRGDCAYGQEALLSEAEARKLNYLFKLRRTAKARELVAALERTTTTAWTDAGQGWQGCESCLRLQGWNRARRVVVLRRRLNDQRHPRARRRLVREQADHALLLNIPDAAACEPIIYEHQILVTSLPYEILTLATLYRERGGAENPFDELKNQWSWSGFTSQELNSCQHAARLAALVYNWWTLYHRLLQPGQHHEAVSTRPRLLCGATRQSEHSGQRRLDVRLSHAEAPRLSELITKLARWLHGILHNAEQWSVAQRWGQIVARILQENFPVLGPEPPLATAPS comes from the coding sequence ATGCCGCCGTTTTTACCGCCGGAAAAAGCTCACCCCGAGGGTGAGTCAGAAAACCCTGATCACAAGGCAACGCCAAGCGATGCCGCCGAGGTGTTGATTGTGGATACACCCGGAGGACGTTTTCGTGCGCAGTTCGCCCCAGAGTTGCCGGTGAGCCCCTTGGGGGCACTGGTGTTTTTCACGCAGTACTTGTGTGCGACAGGAGGCTTCGAGGCACTGGTTGCGGACACGCCGCTTTGTTACAGCAGCAACCGCGCACACCGCCCTCGCGACGTGATTGGAACCCTGCTTTTGGGGATGCTCTCCGGGCACTATCGCTACGCGCACCTCGCGGCCCTGCGCGGCGACGACATTGCCCCGAGCCTGCTCGGACTTAAGTCGATTGTCAGCGAGGATTGTGTGCGCCGGGCGCTGGCTCGCATCGGTGCCGAGCAGGGGCAGGACTGGTTGCGGCGTCACCTCGACCAAACCTGTCATGGGTTTTTGGATAACCAGTGGATCCTCGACATCGATGTCACCATCAAGCCCATCTATGGACGTCAGGAAGGTGCCAGCATCGGCTATAACCCGCAAAAGCCCGGACGCCCCAGCCACGCCTACCACACCTACTGGATCGCCACCTTGCGCCTGTGTCTGGACGTGGAGGTGCACCCCGGCGATCAATCCGCCGCCGGACATGGTTTTGCGGGGCTGTGGGCGCTCATCGACCGACTGCCAGCCGAGCGCCGGCCCCATCTTTTGCGCGGTGACTGCGCCTATGGCCAGGAGGCGCTGCTCAGTGAAGCTGAAGCGCGTAAACTCAACTATTTGTTCAAACTGCGCCGCACCGCCAAGGCCCGCGAGCTGGTGGCCGCGCTTGAACGCACCACCACCACCGCTTGGACCGACGCCGGACAAGGCTGGCAGGGCTGCGAAAGCTGCCTGCGCCTGCAAGGCTGGAACCGGGCCCGACGTGTGGTGGTCTTGCGCCGTCGCCTCAACGACCAACGCCACCCCCGGGCCCGCCGCCGCCTCGTGCGCGAGCAAGCCGACCACGCTTTGCTGCTGAACATCCCCGACGCGGCCGCCTGCGAGCCGATCATCTACGAACATCAGATCCTCGTTACGAGCCTGCCCTACGAGATCCTTACCCTTGCCACCCTGTATCGGGAACGTGGGGGCGCGGAAAACCCCTTCGACGAGCTCAAGAACCAGTGGAGCTGGTCGGGGTTTACCTCCCAGGAGCTAAACTCCTGTCAGCACGCCGCGCGTTTGGCCGCACTGGTTTACAACTGGTGGACGCTCTATCACCGCCTGCTTCAACCCGGTCAGCACCACGAGGCGGTGAGTACACGTCCCCGTCTGCTCTGCGGAGCGACCCGGCAGAGCGAACACTCCGGTCAACGCCGCCTGGACGTGCGCTTGAGCCATGCCGAGGCACCTCGCCTGAGTGAACTCATCACAAAGCTGGCCAGATGGTTACATGGTATCCTTCATAATGCGGAGCAATGGAGTGTCGCCCAGCGCTGGGGGCAAATCGTAGCGAGGATTTTACAGGAAAACTTCCCTGTACTCGGCCCTGAACCGCCTTTGGCCACCGCCCCAAGCTGA
- the rbfA gene encoding 30S ribosome-binding factor RbfA: protein MSTRTLRVNELLQRELSAILRTIYKDEAVAITLTGVQVSPDLHEARVFVAVTGDEEETEKCLRWLKHNSKDFRFELGRRIVLKNMPHFTYVMDVSTDRGNRILSVLDDIAAQDKARNAAQPPPPGKE from the coding sequence ATGTCCACCCGCACCCTTCGTGTTAACGAGCTGCTTCAGCGCGAGCTAAGCGCCATTCTGCGCACCATCTACAAGGACGAGGCGGTGGCGATCACCCTCACCGGCGTCCAAGTCTCGCCCGATCTCCACGAGGCCCGCGTGTTCGTCGCTGTCACCGGAGACGAGGAAGAGACCGAGAAATGCCTGCGCTGGCTCAAGCACAACTCCAAGGACTTCCGCTTTGAGTTGGGGCGGCGCATTGTGCTCAAGAACATGCCTCACTTCACCTACGTGATGGACGTGTCGACCGATCGCGGTAATCGAATCCTCTCGGTGCTCGATGACATTGCGGCGCAGGACAAGGCCCGTAACGCCGCTCAACCTCCGCCTCCGGGCAAGGAGTAA